A single window of Mycolicibacterium madagascariense DNA harbors:
- a CDS encoding amidohydrolase family protein, translating into MQTNDLILVSIDDHVVEPPDMFLNHVPAKYKSEAPVVVTDDKGVDQWMYQGRPQGVSGLNAVVSWPAEEWGRDPAGFAEMRPGVYDVHERVRDMNRNGILASMCFPTFTGFSARHLNMHREDVTLVMVSAYNDWHIDEWAGSYPDRFIPIAVLPTWNPEAMCAEIRRVAAKGCRAVTMPELPHLEGLPSYHDDDYWGPVFRTLSEENVVMCLHIGTGFGAISMAPNAPIDNLIILATQVSAMCAQDLLWGPAMRNYPDLKFAFSEGGIGWIPFYLDRSDRHYTNQKWLRRDFGDKLPSDVFREHSLACYVTDKTSLRLRHEIGIDNIAWECDYPHSDCFWPDAPEQVLAELNGAGADDSDIDKITWQNSCRFFGWDPFKLTPKDEAKVGALRAKGADVDVSIRPRKEWARIYQEKQLAKA; encoded by the coding sequence ATGCAGACCAATGACCTCATCCTCGTCAGCATCGACGACCACGTCGTGGAACCGCCGGACATGTTCCTCAACCACGTGCCCGCCAAGTACAAGTCGGAGGCCCCCGTCGTCGTCACCGACGACAAGGGCGTCGATCAGTGGATGTATCAGGGCAGGCCGCAGGGTGTCAGCGGGTTGAACGCGGTGGTGTCCTGGCCGGCCGAGGAGTGGGGCCGAGACCCCGCGGGGTTCGCCGAGATGCGGCCCGGCGTGTACGACGTCCACGAGCGCGTGCGCGACATGAACCGCAACGGGATCCTCGCGTCGATGTGCTTCCCGACGTTCACCGGCTTCTCCGCCCGCCACCTCAACATGCACCGCGAAGACGTCACGCTGGTCATGGTGTCGGCCTACAACGACTGGCACATCGACGAGTGGGCGGGCTCCTACCCCGACCGCTTCATCCCGATCGCGGTGTTGCCGACGTGGAACCCCGAGGCGATGTGCGCCGAGATCCGCCGCGTCGCGGCCAAGGGCTGCCGCGCGGTGACGATGCCGGAGCTGCCGCATCTGGAGGGGCTGCCGAGCTATCACGACGACGACTACTGGGGCCCGGTCTTCCGCACGCTGTCCGAGGAGAACGTGGTGATGTGCCTGCACATCGGCACCGGGTTCGGCGCGATCAGCATGGCGCCGAACGCGCCCATCGACAACCTCATCATCCTGGCCACCCAGGTCTCGGCGATGTGCGCGCAGGATCTGCTGTGGGGACCCGCGATGCGCAACTACCCGGACCTGAAGTTCGCCTTCTCCGAGGGTGGCATCGGCTGGATTCCCTTCTACCTCGATCGCAGCGACCGCCACTACACGAATCAGAAGTGGCTGCGGCGCGACTTCGGCGACAAGCTGCCGAGCGACGTGTTCCGCGAGCACTCACTGGCCTGCTACGTCACCGACAAGACGTCGTTGCGCCTGCGCCACGAGATCGGCATCGACAACATCGCCTGGGAGTGCGACTACCCGCACTCGGACTGCTTCTGGCCCGACGCTCCCGAGCAAGTGCTGGCCGAGTTGAACGGCGCGGGCGCCGACGACTCCGACATCGACAAGATCACCTGGCAGAACTCGTGCCGGTTCTTCGGCTGGGACCCCTTCAAGCTCACCCCGAAGGATGAGGCGAAGGTCGGGGCGTTGCGCGCCAAGGGCGCCGACGTCGACGTGTCCATCCGGCCACGCAAGGAGTGGGCGCGGATCTACCAGGAGAAGCAGCTCGCCAAGGCCTGA